The Carassius carassius chromosome 31, fCarCar2.1, whole genome shotgun sequence genome includes a region encoding these proteins:
- the LOC132111737 gene encoding calpain-2 catalytic subunit-like isoform X2 has product MPPPDGCQPNSNEDDGNSPTSPLDFLEQNYQELLQNCLTENTLYNDELFPPENSSIGLFDDLSPDVDMSQVVWKRPSELVSDPNLIVDDMSRFDYAQGDVLGNCWFLAAIGALTFEKDIIKQVMPAEQSFTKDYAGIFHFRFWRFGKWIDVVIDDQLPTIDDELLFVCSKTSNEFWPALLEKAYAKVCGSYADLHAGYISEALMDFTGGTHMYYTLNTAPADLWKIMECAFKSKTLMGCGSNTATTPEEIELLHGIIAEHAYTVTGVFEVMSDENPVQLVRLLNPWGQEEWQGDWSDGSPLWDTVCEEVRKICHEVLNNGEFWMSMEDFTSIFENIDICCLCPDFLDGSDECHWTSKRHFGRWNDETTAETFWTNPHFRVKIDELDEECASGQRPENMLVSLMQNHEKRHRNSQDNFNIGFYVFEVSIFRRSQSGRFSSEFFIDREPVAQTEELVEFREVMKFFRLEPGEYLIVPCTENPGETASFVLSVFSKNETHLEHIQETPK; this is encoded by the exons ATGCCTCCCCCTGATGGATGCCAACCCAACTCAAATGAAGATGATGGGAATTCACCTACCAGTCCATTGGATTTCCTGGAACAGAACTACCAGGAGCTGCTCCAGAACTGTCTCACTGAAAACACACTCTACAATGATGAGTTGTTCCCTCCAGAAAACAGCTCCATTGGCTTGTTTGATGATCTGTCACCTGATGTGGACATGTCTCAAGTTGTGTGGAAGCGGCCATCC GAATTGGTGTCAGATCCTAATTTAATTGTAGATGATATGTCAAGGTTTGACTACGCACAGGGAGATGTATTAG gaaACTGTTGGTTCTTGGCTGCAATTGGAGCTCTAACCTTTGAGAAGGATATCATAAAACAGGTCATGCCAGCTGAGCAGTCATTCACCAAGGATTATGCTGGGATATTTCACTTCAGG TTCTGGCGATTTGGGAAATGGATTGATGTTGTTATTGATGACCAACTTCCAACTATTGATGATGAACTACTTTTTGTGTGTTCAAAAACATCTAATGAGTTTTGGCCTGCTTTACTGGagaaagcatatgcaaa GGTGTGCGGGTCTTATGCTGACTTGCACGCTGGTTACATATCGGAGGCCCTGATGGACTTCACTGGTGggacacatatgtattatacactGAACACAGCTCCTGCTGATTTGTGGAAAATCATGGAATGTGCATTCAAGTCGAAAACGCTTATGGGCTGCGGCTCTAATACAGCG ACAACCCCTGAAGAAATTGAGTTACTTCATGGCATTATTGCAGAGCATGCTTACACGGTGACAGGGGTTTTTGAG GTGATGAGTGATGAAAATCCAGTCCAGCTAGTGAGACTGTTAAACCCATGGGGCCAAGAAGAGTGGCAAGGAGACTGGAGCGATGG ATCACCTTTATGGGACACAGTTTGCGAGGAAGTCCGCAAAATTTGCCATGAAGTTTTAAATAACGGGGAGTTCTG GATGTCAATGGAAGACTTTACCAGTATTTTTGAAAACATAGACATATGTTGTCTCTGTCCTGATTTTCTGGATGGTTCTGATGAATGTCACTGGACGTCAAAACGACATTTTGGCAGATGGAATGATGAGACTACAGCAG AGACTTTCTGGACAAACCCTCATTTTCGGGTGAAAATTGATGAGCTTGATGAGGAATGTGCTAGTGGCCAGCGCCCTGAAAATATGCTGGTGTCCCTCATGCAGAACCATGAGAAGAGACACAGAAATAGCCAAGATAATTTTAATATTGGCTTCTATGTTTTTGAGGTcagtattttt AGGAGAAGTCAAAGTGGGAGGTTTTCATCTGAGTTCTTCATTGACAGAGAGCCTGTGGCTCAGACTGAGGAGTTAGTAGAGTTCAGAGAGGTGATGAAATTCTTCAGGCTGGAGCCGGGAGAGTACCTGATTGTACCGTGCACAGAGAATCCTGGAGAAACGGCCTCCTTCGTCCTGTCTGTTTTCTCAAAGAATGAGACACACTTAGA aCATATTCAAGAAACTCCTAAGTAG
- the LOC132111737 gene encoding calpain-2 catalytic subunit-like isoform X1, which produces MPPPDGCQPNSNEDDGNSPTSPLDFLEQNYQELLQNCLTENTLYNDELFPPENSSIGLFDDLSPDVDMSQVVWKRPSELVSDPNLIVDDMSRFDYAQGDVLGNCWFLAAIGALTFEKDIIKQVMPAEQSFTKDYAGIFHFRFWRFGKWIDVVIDDQLPTIDDELLFVCSKTSNEFWPALLEKAYAKVCGSYADLHAGYISEALMDFTGGTHMYYTLNTAPADLWKIMECAFKSKTLMGCGSNTATTPEEIELLHGIIAEHAYTVTGVFEVMSDENPVQLVRLLNPWGQEEWQGDWSDGSPLWDTVCEEVRKICHEVLNNGEFWMSMEDFTSIFENIDICCLCPDFLDGSDECHWTSKRHFGRWNDETTAGGDIINTETFWTNPHFRVKIDELDEECASGQRPENMLVSLMQNHEKRHRNSQDNFNIGFYVFEVSIFRRSQSGRFSSEFFIDREPVAQTEELVEFREVMKFFRLEPGEYLIVPCTENPGETASFVLSVFSKNETHLEHIQETPK; this is translated from the exons ATGCCTCCCCCTGATGGATGCCAACCCAACTCAAATGAAGATGATGGGAATTCACCTACCAGTCCATTGGATTTCCTGGAACAGAACTACCAGGAGCTGCTCCAGAACTGTCTCACTGAAAACACACTCTACAATGATGAGTTGTTCCCTCCAGAAAACAGCTCCATTGGCTTGTTTGATGATCTGTCACCTGATGTGGACATGTCTCAAGTTGTGTGGAAGCGGCCATCC GAATTGGTGTCAGATCCTAATTTAATTGTAGATGATATGTCAAGGTTTGACTACGCACAGGGAGATGTATTAG gaaACTGTTGGTTCTTGGCTGCAATTGGAGCTCTAACCTTTGAGAAGGATATCATAAAACAGGTCATGCCAGCTGAGCAGTCATTCACCAAGGATTATGCTGGGATATTTCACTTCAGG TTCTGGCGATTTGGGAAATGGATTGATGTTGTTATTGATGACCAACTTCCAACTATTGATGATGAACTACTTTTTGTGTGTTCAAAAACATCTAATGAGTTTTGGCCTGCTTTACTGGagaaagcatatgcaaa GGTGTGCGGGTCTTATGCTGACTTGCACGCTGGTTACATATCGGAGGCCCTGATGGACTTCACTGGTGggacacatatgtattatacactGAACACAGCTCCTGCTGATTTGTGGAAAATCATGGAATGTGCATTCAAGTCGAAAACGCTTATGGGCTGCGGCTCTAATACAGCG ACAACCCCTGAAGAAATTGAGTTACTTCATGGCATTATTGCAGAGCATGCTTACACGGTGACAGGGGTTTTTGAG GTGATGAGTGATGAAAATCCAGTCCAGCTAGTGAGACTGTTAAACCCATGGGGCCAAGAAGAGTGGCAAGGAGACTGGAGCGATGG ATCACCTTTATGGGACACAGTTTGCGAGGAAGTCCGCAAAATTTGCCATGAAGTTTTAAATAACGGGGAGTTCTG GATGTCAATGGAAGACTTTACCAGTATTTTTGAAAACATAGACATATGTTGTCTCTGTCCTGATTTTCTGGATGGTTCTGATGAATGTCACTGGACGTCAAAACGACATTTTGGCAGATGGAATGATGAGACTACAGCAGGTGGTGACATAATTAACACAG AGACTTTCTGGACAAACCCTCATTTTCGGGTGAAAATTGATGAGCTTGATGAGGAATGTGCTAGTGGCCAGCGCCCTGAAAATATGCTGGTGTCCCTCATGCAGAACCATGAGAAGAGACACAGAAATAGCCAAGATAATTTTAATATTGGCTTCTATGTTTTTGAGGTcagtattttt AGGAGAAGTCAAAGTGGGAGGTTTTCATCTGAGTTCTTCATTGACAGAGAGCCTGTGGCTCAGACTGAGGAGTTAGTAGAGTTCAGAGAGGTGATGAAATTCTTCAGGCTGGAGCCGGGAGAGTACCTGATTGTACCGTGCACAGAGAATCCTGGAGAAACGGCCTCCTTCGTCCTGTCTGTTTTCTCAAAGAATGAGACACACTTAGA aCATATTCAAGAAACTCCTAAGTAG